A part of Candidatus Flexicrinis proximus genomic DNA contains:
- a CDS encoding metallophosphoesterase, with translation MHAITVFGDIHANFPALRAALDEMNARGHENRFCLGDLVGYGTSPNEVVGLIRDSGCPTIMGNYDQGVGLDSDDCGCAYTNPVSEALGKRSIAWTNTHTSAENKAYLRGLLPSVRVEVGSLRVLLVHGSPRRINEYLFVDRPSAMLDRLLDEADTDVIICGHTHLPYHRVLPSGRHVINAGSVGKPKDEDPRACYVVVSAVGREILVEFVRVAYDIEAAAAAIEASEMPHEYAQMLRLGKG, from the coding sequence ATGCACGCTATCACCGTCTTTGGCGATATTCACGCCAACTTCCCTGCCCTGCGCGCGGCGCTCGATGAAATGAACGCCCGCGGGCATGAGAATCGCTTCTGCCTCGGCGACCTGGTCGGCTACGGTACGTCTCCCAACGAGGTGGTCGGACTGATCCGCGACAGCGGCTGTCCCACCATCATGGGCAACTACGATCAGGGTGTCGGTCTGGACAGTGATGACTGCGGCTGCGCCTATACCAATCCGGTCTCCGAAGCCCTCGGTAAACGCAGCATCGCCTGGACCAACACGCACACTTCAGCGGAAAACAAGGCCTACCTGCGCGGCCTGCTGCCCAGCGTCCGCGTCGAGGTCGGCAGCCTGCGCGTCCTCCTCGTGCATGGCAGCCCGCGCCGTATCAACGAATACCTGTTCGTCGATCGGCCAAGCGCCATGCTCGACCGCCTGCTGGATGAGGCCGATACAGATGTCATCATCTGTGGTCACACCCACCTGCCCTACCATCGCGTCCTGCCAAGCGGACGTCATGTCATCAACGCTGGAAGTGTCGGCAAACCGAAGGACGAGGACCCGCGGGCCTGCTATGTGGTAGTCAGCGCGGTCGGCCGCGAAATCCTGGTCGAATTTGTCCGCGTCGCCTACGATATCGAAGCCGCTGCGGCGGCCATTGAAGCCTCCGAAATGCCGCACGAATACGCGCAGATGCTCAGGCTGGGCAAAGGGTAA
- a CDS encoding amidohydrolase family protein — TISLIGRDLNPAGHTVVDCTGKYVMPGGIDVHTHLDLPFGGTISNDDFDTGHKAAAFGGTTAHIDFVIQPKGGSLHDGLATWREKAKVAQIDYGFHLAVTDLRPEVLDEIPSLLADGVTSLKLFMAYKNVFQIDDATLFKTMQVAAKNGMIVMVHAENGDVEASLTPKLLADGKTDPYWHAVSRPQEIEGEATNRAAVMSGLTGCPLYVVHVTCEEAVNAIRRARALSYPVMGETCTQYFFLTSDDLKRPNYEGSKFICSPPIRSVKDQKVLWQAVRDDSLQVISTDHCNFWFDGAKGPWQEWAAKTGGKDWVGYEKQDPTYRRPGKELGKGNFAKIPNGMPGLEERLMAVWEAGVNTGRLSPTRFVELMATNPAKAFGMYPKKGTIAVGTDADIVVWDPNLKHTLSAAASHSRTDYIVYEGMQVTGKPTQVYQRGVKLVDGDQWFGTNGGGQFIHRTPGAEVL, encoded by the coding sequence ACCATCAGCCTGATTGGCCGCGACCTCAACCCTGCCGGCCACACCGTGGTCGACTGTACCGGCAAGTACGTCATGCCGGGCGGTATCGACGTCCACACGCATCTCGACCTGCCCTTCGGCGGCACGATCTCAAACGACGACTTCGACACGGGCCACAAGGCCGCTGCCTTCGGCGGGACGACCGCCCACATCGACTTCGTGATCCAGCCCAAAGGCGGCAGCCTGCACGATGGCCTCGCCACCTGGCGCGAAAAGGCCAAAGTCGCTCAGATCGACTACGGTTTCCACCTCGCCGTCACCGACCTGCGCCCGGAAGTCCTGGACGAAATCCCCTCGCTGCTGGCCGACGGTGTGACCAGCCTTAAGTTGTTCATGGCCTACAAAAACGTCTTCCAGATCGATGACGCCACCCTCTTTAAGACCATGCAGGTGGCCGCCAAAAACGGCATGATCGTCATGGTCCACGCCGAAAACGGCGACGTCGAAGCCTCGCTCACGCCGAAGCTGCTGGCCGACGGCAAGACCGATCCCTACTGGCACGCGGTCAGCCGCCCGCAGGAGATCGAAGGCGAGGCCACCAACCGCGCCGCCGTTATGTCCGGCCTGACTGGTTGCCCGCTGTATGTGGTGCACGTGACCTGCGAGGAAGCCGTCAACGCCATTCGCCGCGCCCGCGCCCTCAGCTATCCGGTGATGGGCGAGACCTGTACGCAGTATTTCTTCCTCACCTCAGACGACCTCAAGCGCCCGAATTACGAAGGCTCAAAATTCATCTGCTCGCCGCCCATCCGCAGCGTGAAGGACCAGAAGGTGCTTTGGCAGGCTGTCCGCGACGACTCCCTGCAGGTCATCAGCACCGATCACTGTAATTTCTGGTTCGATGGCGCCAAAGGGCCGTGGCAGGAATGGGCGGCCAAAACCGGCGGTAAGGATTGGGTCGGTTACGAGAAGCAGGACCCGACCTACCGGCGTCCCGGCAAAGAACTCGGCAAAGGCAACTTCGCTAAAATCCCCAATGGCATGCCCGGCCTCGAAGAACGGCTCATGGCGGTCTGGGAAGCCGGCGTCAACACCGGCAGGCTCTCGCCGACCCGCTTTGTCGAGTTGATGGCGACCAATCCGGCTAAAGCCTTCGGCATGTATCCCAAGAAGGGTACGATCGCCGTCGGCACCGACGCCGACATCGTGGTCTGGGACCCGAACTTAAAGCATACGCTGTCGGCCGCAGCCTCCCACAGTCGGACAGATTATATCGTCTACGAAGGCATGCAGGTCACCGGCAAACCCACCCAGGTCTACCAGCGCGGCGTGAAGCTGGTCGACGGCGATCAGTGGTTCGGGACCAACGGCGGCGGTCAGTTCATCCACCGGACGCCCGGAGCCGAAGTCCTATAG
- a CDS encoding DUF389 domain-containing protein, which produces MNHERRQYLVDEVTRAATYDFVYDLATYVCAAVAWLYFDPIVTPIAVCAAFLYGARASGRGLTWVLPALLLGEPRLAVRCVRNALYFIAFGIVTGTLVAVFAKPDLAANGAIRAFSEANNGVFLLALVAGLAETYAHVRRIKHTATASELASALATVTPLAASVMGGMVGGGNVAGTLNAATVLIVNLVGIIMGSAAWMIWMRLRWYL; this is translated from the coding sequence ATGAATCACGAACGGCGCCAATATCTGGTCGATGAAGTCACGCGCGCCGCAACCTACGACTTTGTCTATGATCTGGCGACATACGTTTGCGCGGCGGTGGCCTGGCTGTACTTTGACCCGATCGTGACCCCGATCGCGGTCTGCGCGGCCTTCCTGTACGGTGCCCGTGCCAGCGGGCGCGGATTGACCTGGGTGCTGCCGGCGCTGTTGCTGGGCGAGCCACGTCTGGCCGTACGGTGCGTACGGAATGCCCTGTATTTCATCGCGTTCGGAATCGTGACCGGGACGTTGGTGGCCGTATTTGCCAAGCCGGATCTGGCGGCTAACGGGGCCATACGCGCATTTTCGGAAGCAAACAACGGCGTGTTCCTGCTGGCGCTGGTCGCCGGACTGGCTGAAACGTACGCGCACGTCCGGCGCATCAAGCATACGGCCACCGCCTCGGAGCTTGCCTCGGCGCTGGCGACCGTGACGCCGCTGGCCGCGTCGGTGATGGGCGGGATGGTCGGCGGGGGGAACGTGGCTGGCACGTTGAACGCAGCAACCGTACTGATCGTCAACCTGGTCGGCATCATCATGGGATCGGCCGCGTGGATGATCTGGATGCGCCTGCGCTGGTATCTCTGA